Proteins encoded within one genomic window of Ailuropoda melanoleuca isolate Jingjing chromosome 16, ASM200744v2, whole genome shotgun sequence:
- the FSHB gene encoding follitropin subunit beta isoform X1: MKSVQFCFLFCCWRAICCKSCELTNITITVEKEECRFCISINTTWCAGYCYTRDLVYKDPARPNIQKICTFKELAYETVKVPGCAHQADSLYTYPVATECHCGKCDSDSTDCTVRGLGPSYCSFNEMKE, from the exons ATGAAGTCAGTCcagttttgcttccttttctgttGCTGGAGAGCAATCTGCTGCAAGAGCTGTGAGTTGACCAACATCACCATCACAGTGGAAAAGGAGGAATGTCGCTTCTGCATAAGCATCAATACCACGTGGTGTGCCGGCTACTGCTACACCCGG GATCTAGTGTACAAAGACCCAGCCAGGCCCAACATCCAGAAAATATGTACCTTCAAAGAGCTGGCGTATGAGACCGTGAAAGTGCCCGGCTGTGCTCACCAGGCAGATTCCCTATATACATATCCAGTAGCCACTGAATGTCATTGTGGCAAGTGTGACAGTGACAGCACTGACTGCACTGTGAGAGGCTTGGGGCCCAGCTACTGCTCcttcaatgaaatgaaagaataa
- the FSHB gene encoding follitropin subunit beta precursor (The RefSeq protein has 1 substitution compared to this genomic sequence), with the protein MKSVQLCFLFCCWRAICCKSCELTNITITVEKEECRFCISINTTWCAGYCYTRDLVYKDPARPNIQKICTFKELAYETVKVPGCAHQADSLYTYPVATECHCGKCDSDSTDCTVRGLGPSYCSFNEMKE; encoded by the exons ATGAAGTCAGTCcagttttgcttccttttctgttGCTGGAGAGCAATCTGCTGCAAGAGCTGTGAGTTGACCAACATCACCATCACAGTGGAAAAGGAGGAATGTCGCTTCTGCATAAGCATCAATACCACGTGGTGTGCCGGCTACTGCTACACCCGG GATCTAGTGTACAAAGACCCAGCCAGGCCCAACATCCAGAAAATATGTACCTTCAAAGAGCTGGCGTATGAGACCGTGAAAGTGCCCGGCTGTGCTCACCAGGCAGATTCCCTATATACATATCCAGTAGCCACTGAATGTCATTGTGGCAAGTGTGACAGTGACAGCACTGACTGCACTGTGAGAGGCTTGGGGCCCAGCTACTGCTCcttcaatgaaatgaaagaataa